The DNA window GCTACTGAAATACAAGCGGCTAAGGATAGTTGGCAGTGGTTTTTTGTAATAAATTTGATCTTACGATTGGTACTGTTTTTGATAAAATGATTGGTCTATCAGTAGCAATTTGCTTACTCATAAAATTTCTCTCCTTAGAAATTTTGTGTAGCAAGCAAACTGTCGTTACTCACTACACACTAAATTGATTTGTTGCTTGCCTTAATTGTTGTGTTGCAACTTCAATAGCACCTGCTATCTCGTCAAGTACTTCGGTATCTTGGGATACTTGTGTTGCTATCGCATGAGTTTCATCGATATAACCATGTATTAGTTTGCTGGTTTGCGCTTGCTCTTCCGTTGCCGATGCAATTTGCTCGTTGACTACGTGAATCGCTTCAACTTTACCCGAAATACTGATGAGGGAATCACTCGCACTCGATGATTGCTCTACGCCCATCTCCGCTTTATTCATCCCACGTTGCATCGCTTCCACAGCACCTCGTGAAGCGCGTTGCAATTCTTCCAACACTTGTTGAATCTCTTGGGTTGAGTCTTGTGTGCGAGATGCTAAAGTTCGTACTTCGTCGGCAACTACAGCAAAACCACGTCCTTGTTCACCCGCACGCGCCGCTTCAATGGCCGCATTTAATGCTAGCAGATTGGTCTGATCGGCGATACCACGGATAGTGTCGAGAATAACCCCTACATTGCTAGTATGGGAGTCTAATTCATCAATTACTTTTGATGCTGTTTTTACCTCATTAGCGAGGTCATGTATGGCTTCAATGGTCTTATCGACAACCACTGTTCCGGTCTCAGCTTCCTTGTTTGCACTACTCGCTTCTAAAGAAGCATTAGATGCATAATCAGCAATATGCCTGACAGTATCGAACATTTCGTTCATCGAGCGAGATACCTGATCAATCGACTTACTTTGCTCTTGAATTCGAGATTTAGACGTGCTGCTTGATGTCGCTAACTGCGTCGACACTTGTGATAACGAATCAATAGATTGGATAGTTTCTGAGATACTACCATGGAGCTTATTCAAGAACTGATTAAACCAATACACTAAGTCACCGATTTCATCTTTATTAGTGTAATCAATACGTATCGTCAGATCACCATCTCCTTGCGCGATCTCTTTTAAAGAATCAGATACTTTACGAATGCTCCCTGTAATCGACACTGTTAACCAATAACACAGTGCTAACACTAAAATGATGACACCCACACCCAATAAAACACCTTTATTACGGCTACTATCAGAGCTCTCTAATGAGGCATTAATTAATGCGGTAAACTCAGATTGACTGTCTTGTTTAAATTGACCAAGGTCTGCCAATAATTTTTCTAACTTAAGGCTATTTTTCTCAGCTAACACTGATAAGTTATCAATAGAAATAGTACCACTAATCAAACCATTAGCTAAGTATTTAGCTGATTTATAATATTCAGCTGCTTCATTTTTAATTATTAGTAATTCACGATTTTTATCAGGATGAATCGAGTTAATTAAATCTAATTGTGCAATCAGATCAATATAAACATCATCTGCACTCAGTAGCATATCTTCATCGCCGATCGTGACAGATGTTTCAATTGCTTGCGTTAATTCAGCAATTTTACTGTTACTAATAGTAGCAGCTTCAAGTACTGGATAATAAATAGCAGACAGTTGTGATAAACGTTCTTTATTTTCTTTTACAACGAGAATATTCGCAAAAAGATAAGTTAAAAAACTAACGACAACAACCGCCGAAAGAATGCCGATCTGATGCTTAATTTTTAGTTGGGTTGATAGTCCCATTTCATACCTCTGTAGCGTTTACAAGTTAGTTTGATAGTATTATTACAATACCAATCCAGTCCCTTTGATCTAACTTATAGATCGGACAACGTCCTTAAAATCCTAATAGCTTATCGGCCTAACAATCAAAATCATGACCATATTTTGGATCTTTATTTTATTAACCCCTTAGAATTAGAGTTTTTACACCACCTGAATAAACTAGCCTAAATGAGAGCATTTTTAATAAGTAACCGTGTTCTAAAAATTTATGCAAAAAAAAGCTTATTATATAAATCATAATAAGCTTTTTTATTTTTGAAATTTAAAATCAATACATTAGCATTTTGGAACTAACTTTAGCGCGGCTTCAACAACATCCACACCAGCCCCTTTTTTATGCCCTTGTTCACTCAAGTAACGTTTCCACGCTCTGGCACCTGGCTGACCAAGGAATAACCCCAGTATATGACGATAAATATGCGTTAAACTCCCGCCATTACGAATGTGATTATCAATATACGGTAACATCATTTCTGCATAATCATGACGACTATAAGTCGACTTCTCAGCACCGTAAACAAGTTCATCGACTTGGCTCAATAAATAAGGGTTATGGTACGCTTCACGCCCCATCATCACACCATCAATATGCGTAAGGTGCGATTCTGTCTCTGCTAACGTTTTTACGCCACCGTTAATCGCAATAAACAATCCCGGAAAATCCTGCTTAATATCGTAAACACGTTGATAGTTAAGTTCAGGGATCTCACGGTTTTCTTTCGGGCTTAAGCCACTTAGCCATGCTTTACGGGCATGCAAAGTAAAGTCATTACAACCCGTTGCCGCAACAGTATCGATAAATGTTTGTAAAAACTCATACGAATCTTGATCATCAATACCAATACGGGTTTTAACAGTAATTGGTATATCTACCACGTCTTGCATCGCTTTAACGCAATCTGCCACAAGCATAGGTTCCGCCATTAGGCAGGCACCAAATTTACCACTTTGAACGCGATCTGACGGACAGCCTACATTCAGGTTAATTTCGTCATAACCACGCTCTTGTGCCAGTTTAGCGCTTTGTGCCAGATCTAACGGGTTGCTGCCACCTAACTGTAAAGACACTGGGTGCTCTTCTTGGTTATAGGCAAGATAATCACCTCGGCCGTGAATGATGGCACCAGTGGTCACCATTTCGGTATACAGTAAGGTGTTTTTGGTCAGCAGGCGATGGAAGTAACGGCAATGACGGTCTGTCCAATCCAACATTGGTGCAATGGAGAAGCGTCCTGCGGCGTGAACACTGTTAGTAACTGGCTTCGTCATTGCTTTATCTCTCTTTTTAGCATGCTTTTTTGCTTTGAATTACGTTGAATTGCCTTGAAATTCGTATTACAGTACCCCTATAGTCCCCCTCAAAAAGTAGGATTCCATGGCTTCTTGTTCTATAGAAAAGCGCGTACTTGCAAGTAAAGAATTACGATTTAAAGCAGTCGTCATCGTTAAAAATAAAGGCGCCATCATACACCGTGAATCCAAGACTTTCAAAAAGAAAGTGAACGCATCTGCCTGGGGGAAAAAGAAGGTTCAAGAATTAGAGGAATTTGGGGTTAGTGGCCATAGAACATGTACCCTTGGTCAACTACTCGATAAGTTTATGAATGATGGTCTGTTATGGGATAACACAGGCCGCACCAAGCAATATGTTATACAAATGCTTCGTGATTGCGATATAGCTAACGTAATAAGTGATCAACTAAAATCCAGCGACATTATTGAACATTGTAAAAATAGAAAAGCAACCGGTACAAAGCCTGCAACTATTTATCATGATGTTGCTTATTTACGTTCAGTAATGAAAAAGGCACTACCCGTTTTCAACATCAAGGCTAACGTTGAAATATTTGAAGAAACAATACCAGTATTAATTGAAATGAAATTAATCGGTAAAAGCAATAAACGTACACGACGACCAACCACTAGTGAATGTAATGGTCAACTCAAATCGGACACTTGCTTAAGCTACTTTTCTTAATATCTGCTGCTCAAATTCCATCGGTGATAAATACCCCAATGTTGTATGTGGCCGCTTGCTGTTGTAATAAGCAAGGTAATCCAAAATACAGCGTTCAGCGTCTTTCTTTGTTTTCAAGCGATAGTAATGCATATGCTCGTGTTTGAAGCTTCTAAAAAATCGCTCTGTTGGTGCATTATCCCAACACTCACCTTTGCCGCTCATGCTGGGTATCATCTCCATTTTCGAAAGCATTTCCTGGTACTTGCCGCTTGCGTATTGGCTGCCTCTATCTGAATGATGCATAACTCCAGCATTGGGTTTTCGTCGCCAGTAAGCCATCTGTAGCGCCTGCAAACACATTTCTGTTTTCATGTTGTCGGCAATACTCCATCCAATGATTTGCCTTGAATATAAATCCATTACAACGGCTAAATACATCCAACCTTCAAGCGTCCAAACGTAGGTGATATCAGTTGTCCAATATTTATTGGGCTGCTGAACATCGAATTTACGCTCTAACAAGTTATCTGCAATATTAAAATTATGCTTACTATCAGTAGTTACCTTGAATCGTCTTGGGTAGCGGGCTTGCAAGCCTAAGCGTGACATTAAACGCCATATTTTGTAATGACCAACATCAAAGCCTTCTTTGCGTAACTCATTGGTTAATCTGCGATAACCTAGCGTTTTTTTGTGTAAGTCGAATATCTCGGCAGCCTTAATCTCAAGCGCCACATCCTTATTAGGCGATGCTCTATTTGATAACCAGTGATAAAAAGCACTTGGGCTTACATCCATAACTTTACATGTAACTCGAATTGGAAATGTCTTCTTATACTCTGCGATGAACTGAAATCTTACTCGCTTTCCTTGGCAAAGAAGACTGCGGCCTTTTTTAAAATTTCTTTCTCCATCAGCAGTTTTGCATTTTCTTTACGTAGTATTTCAAGTTCATTACGTTCGGATAGGTTTAGGCCTTCTTGTTTGGTTCCAGGTCTAGCTTGCGTGCCGCTTTCTGCTTGAACCCAGCGTGTAATTGCACTTAACGATACACCTAAGCTAGCAGCGGCTGCTTGTCTGGTATATCCTTGCTCAGTAACGAGTTTTACTGCGCCTTGTTTGAATTCAGTTGTAAATTTCGGACGTTTAAACTTAGTATTCATGATCACCTCTAATTAACATTATACTTAAATGCTTTAGAAGTGTCCGGTAGAATTAAACCACATCACTCGGCAGGAAAGTACTTATTGAGTTCAAATGAGGAAAAGAAATATTCAACATCCTTTATCGACCAACTTTAACTGAGATTATAGGCTTAAGTGTTGAGTTCCGGGATTGCCTACAAAGGCTTGCTAGCTGATCAAGATACTATGAAACAGTGTTAACCTTGTTACAAGCTAACACTGTCCTCAGGCTAATGTAACTTATCGTTTATTTAATAAGAAAACATCAAGATTATCAGACGTTCCTCGATAACCTTGCTCAAAGATATACCCAGAAGCAAATTCACTATTATCACCATAAAAATCAATGAAGAGATTACCTCCTCTTCTTCCTTGTTCATCATAGAGAATAGAGACAAACCCGTTGCCATAAGGAGCAACAAGCTCACCACATGTATATACTTTATCTCGATGAACTGTACAGGATGGATTACTCTCATCTAAATTAAGGACAATATTACCAGTCTTTATATCCGTTTTTTCATCATTTGAAGATAGTGTGGAATATAAAAGCTCCCCACGATATATAGAGTTAATCTTTGCTTCATTCGGTACTGAATACCCAGAGAAAAACCGCGTATAAAAACTTTCATTATATCCATATCTACTTTTATAAACATTCACATACCCAGTAAACCCAATAATATTACCCTCATCGTCCTTGCTCTCAATGAAATAATGTCCAATATCCTCTGCTTGAATATCTTTAACAAAAGAACTAACTGAGACATCAATATTGTCGCCTTGATATGTCAAAGTAATATCATCCTCTCCAGCTAAAAGACCTCTATCTCCAACTACTTGTGTATAACTAGAATTAATTCCAGCTCCAAGCTTGACAATATTGAACGTTGATAGCCCCCGATTAATATCTACAATAAATTCAGACTTAATATTTCCAAATTTTGCCAAAATATTAGTTTGACCAACGCTTATACCATGGACGCTTCCTACACTATCAACAAAAGCCACATTTTCATCATCGCTAAACCAAGAAACATCATCTGAGATGTCCATTTTTGAACCATCACTGAAAGTACCTGATGCAAAAATTTGCAGATTTTCTCCTTTAGCTACATTATGAGTACCTCCCAAAATTTCCATCTCAGAGAGTGTAATCGCGGGAACCGTAACCGATAATTGCCCACTGTTAAAATTATCATATTGAGCTGTTATTGTAGTTTGTCCTCCCTTAATACCTTTAACAACACCTTCATTTGTTACCGTGGCAATAGATTCATCATCACTAAGCCAAGTAATACCATTCAGTAATGATTGTTTAGTTCCATCACTAAATACACCTACGGCAACCATTGATTGTGTAAATCCAATAGGAATGGATTTCAAATGATTTTCTTTAGGTAATACTTGGATTTTAGTAATGACAGCATCTGTTACTTTTATTTCTAAGGTATTGCTCTTTTCATTCTTAAAATTAGCCGTTACCTTTGCCACACCAGCACTAATACCTTTCAAGATCCCATTTTCATTCACAGATACAACCAACGGGTCACTGCTGACCCAGCTAACATCAGACACTACATATTTCCTAGTCATATCACTAAAAGTCGCAATAGCAACTGTAGGATACGAACGTCCCTTAGGAAGAGTACCGGAATAACCCGAGGTAAACCCAGCCCGAAGACTAGAAACATTAGCATCAGTCACAGACAATGAAATACCGTTACTGTCAATAGCACCATATTTTGCCATTATTGTCGTGATACCTTCAGTAATACCTTTTGCTAGACCAGTTTTACTTACTGTTGCTACAGCCGGATCTGAAGTAACCCAATTCACTTCTTTGGTAATATCCATTTTTGAATTGTTTTTATAATATGCAATAGCATTAAAAAGTAAGGAAGAATCCGAAGCAATTTTTGCAGTAGGAGAACCCGCTATATTTTCGTGAGTTATTTTAATTGATAGAATATCCTTGGCTTCAACTGATTTTGTTGATGAATCATCGTTGCAACCAAGAATAATTAATGAACATAAAATGATAATTTTACGCATAAAACATTCCTATAATAATTTATTGTTAGAAGAGCATTTCCATCTTGAACGTCCGTTTTTTAAAACATAAAACGTTAATAAGATTGAAAAATGGCTATTCAATATAAAAATAAGGCATGATTAAACAATAATTTATCCAACTCCGCAAATGAGAACTATTATTAATTACGAGTGTTTTTATTGCACGATATATTACGTAACAAAAAATAAACATATCATTACTTAGACATCAAAGAAGTACAGTATTTAGTCTTCGTTATAATTAACCAACATCAACAGCACAGTTTCAAAAAATAAAATTAAATTAAATTAAATTAAATTAAATTAAATTAAATTAAATATATCAGACACTTAACGTAACAACTTCAATTTTATAATTTCAAAGTTATATATAATATATTGAAAACTAACCGGAATCCTTCAAAAGTAAGAACATGAATAATTATACCTATAAATATATATGTTATATTTATAGGATCGTTGGAGCCTTATTGCAGCAAAAATGGAAATAGTGTTTTCGCTAATATTAACTAGTTATAATGACTATGTTGAACATATGGAAAAGGAAAGGACGACTAGAATCGAGGTAAAAAGAACGGTATAACAACGACAACAAATCGCAGTAGCTAAACTGACCTCTGGATTCAGAATAAAACCGAAAATAGTAACATAAAGATCAACCTACCGACTCACTTATGCATACAGCCATAACTGCAGAATAGTAATAAACTTTCGACTTAGACCTAGGTTATCTCTATTCACGATTAGACAACTAATCTTAATGTGTTAGCATTATCCTTTCTCAGCTACTTTAATGATCCCTATGACAGATTCAGCGAACAATTTACTCTACAGAGCACAACAACTCTGTGTTACTCGTGCAGTTCGCTTCACCCCAATTAGGCAGCAGATTTTTCTGTTAATGGCACAGCACAACGCCATGATCAGCGCTTACGATCTGCTTGCTCAATTGCAGCAGTTAGAACCAAACGCAAAACCACCCACCGTCTATCGTGCACTGGATTTTCTACTTGAAGAAGGTTTTATCCATAAGATAGAATCAAGTAACGCATTTATTTTGTGTCCGCATTTTGGTGAAAAACACCCTTCTCAACTACTCTTGTGTAAGAGTTGTGGTGGTGTTATTGAATTACATAATGCAGAAATAGAAGAGTTACTACAATCACTTGCCGATGAACATGGTTTTGCAATTACGACTAAGACAGTCGAAGCACACGGTATCTGTGCTGATTGTCGTGAATAATTAAATTTTCAGGAACAACAAACTATGCGCGTAGAGTTTATCAATCCATTTATCTCATCTTTATTAAATGTATTAAATACCATGGCACAAGTGGAATTAACACCCGGTAAGCCAAGACTCAAAAAAGATGATAAAGCCAAAGGTGATATTTCCGGCATCATGGGAATGATGTCAACGCAAGCCAAAGGCTCATTTTCACTCACCTTTGATGAATCATTGGCATTAGCGATCATGAATAATATGCTAGGTGAAAAACCAGCTAAAATTGACGCCGAAGTCATTGATATGGTCGGTGAGATAACCAATATGGTCACAGGTGGCGCAAAACGCATTTTAGCCGATAAAGGTTTTGATTTTGATATGTCGACACCAATTGTGGTATCAGGTAAAGGACATACCGTGACTCACAAAGCTGAAGGGCCTAAACTATTGCTGCCACTGACCAGTGCATTCGGCAGTGCATCTATTGAGATATGCTTTGATTAACGAACTCAGCTAAACGTTATTTAAAACAAGCTCATTAAATACTAAAAAGCCAATCTCAATGAGATTGGCTTTTTTATTAGGACTTAATTTTACTTAATAAGTTAAGTAAAATTATAGGCCTTTAGCATTTTTGCTTAGGTATTTAGCAACGCCTTCTGGAGATGCGTCCATTGCTTCTTTACCTTCTTCCCATTGTGCAGGACAAACTTCACCGTTTTTCTCGTGGAAGTTTAGTGCATCAACCATACGTAGCATTTCGTCGATGTTACGGCCTAATGGAAGGTCGTTAACAACTTGGTGACGAACAACACCGTTTGTGTCGATTAGGAAAGAACCACGGAAAGCAACACCAGCTTCTGGATGTTCAACACCATATGCTTGACAAATATCATGTTTAACGTCTGCTACTAGTGGGTATTTAACTGGACCAATACCGCCATCTTCAATAGAAGTGTTACGCCATGCGTTGTGGCTGAATTGTGAATCGATTGAAATACCGATAACTTCAACACCACGTTTTTGGAATTCTTCTAGACGGTGATCAAAAGCGATTAGCTCTGATGGGCAAACAAATGTGAAATCAAGTGGATAGAAAAATACAACCGCTGATTTACCTTTCGTGAATTCAGCAAAGTTAAAGCTATCAACGATTTCGCCGTTACCTAGTACTGCTGCAGCTGTAAAGTCTGGTGCTTGACGTCCTACTAAAACCATTTTAATCTCCTAAATTAATTAAATATTTGCTTATTTTACGGCATGATTTTTACATTAAATATAATCTTAAACCAATTGCTTTAGACAATCATTTTGATAGGTTAAAGCTATCAAATACTTGGTGATTATAAGATAAACGTTATTGAAATATAACCATAGCACCGCACTTTCTAGTTGTCATCTTGTGTAATCGATTTTTGTTAACGCTGTGATAATAACAGCGCTTAATGTTGTGATTGTGACAGTGCCTGTGATCGTGAAATTATAATCCGCGTTGCCACTCTTTTCGTAGCGGGCTCAGTTCTGGCACTTCGATGGCACTGCGTACTTGCGCTAACAACTGTGCTTTATCCTTCCCTAACGTTCCTTTTAAAGACAGGTAGTTAGAGGCGTGATCAGATCTGAACACGGTATTTTTCAGGTCTAAATTCTCGAGCAACATTTGCATTTCCAAAAACAAGCCCTGCTGATCAGGTAACTGGAAGCCATTAACAAAATTTTGGGCAAACTTAGCTTGCCCTAATGGAAAAGACACCACTAACGTCGATAAATAATCTGGCTGCGCGGCATTCATTAAGCGCGCAGAGTTTAATGCATGCTGCTCGGTAAACTCAGTACCACCCAGACCATTGAGTATCATCACAGAAGTTTTAATGCCCGCGCCTTTCAGCTTATATAGGGCGTCAAGTTGTGAATCATAAGTCTCCCCTTTTTCAACTAATGCGAGAACCTTATCATCTCCACTTTCACAACCAACATAAACAATACCCAATCCTAAATTACATAACTCATAAAGCTCTGCTAATGATTTACTTTTAATATTACGTGGTAAGCAATATGCACTGACTCTCTGCACATGTGGCATGTGTTTACGAATAAGTAACAAGATCTCTTTTAACCGCTTAAATGGTAGTGT is part of the Moritella viscosa genome and encodes:
- a CDS encoding putative uncharacterized radical SAM domain protein — translated: MPISYVEPVFRPPSEWRSLILQVANGCSWNNCSFCDMYTQPQKKFRAKKIADIEAEILSVVASGQKHQRVFLADGDAMTLPFKRLKEILLLIRKHMPHVQRVSAYCLPRNIKSKSLAELYELCNLGLGIVYVGCESGDDKVLALVEKGETYDSQLDALYKLKGAGIKTSVMILNGLGGTEFTEQHALNSARLMNAAQPDYLSTLVVSFPLGQAKFAQNFVNGFQLPDQQGLFLEMQMLLENLDLKNTVFRSDHASNYLSLKGTLGKDKAQLLAQVRSAIEVPELSPLRKEWQRGL
- a CDS encoding putative chemotaxis protein; this translates as MRVEFINPFISSLLNVLNTMAQVELTPGKPRLKKDDKAKGDISGIMGMMSTQAKGSFSLTFDESLALAIMNNMLGEKPAKIDAEVIDMVGEITNMVTGGAKRILADKGFDFDMSTPIVVSGKGHTVTHKAEGPKLLLPLTSAFGSASIEICFD
- a CDS encoding transposase, IS3 family — translated: MNTKFKRPKFTTEFKQGAVKLVTEQGYTRQAAAASLGVSLSAITRWVQAESGTQARPGTKQEGLNLSERNELEILRKENAKLLMEKEILKKAAVFFAKESE
- a CDS encoding putative peroxidase/antioxidant yields the protein MVLVGRQAPDFTAAAVLGNGEIVDSFNFAEFTKGKSAVVFFYPLDFTFVCPSELIAFDHRLEEFQKRGVEVIGISIDSQFSHNAWRNTSIEDGGIGPVKYPLVADVKHDICQAYGVEHPEAGVAFRGSFLIDTNGVVRHQVVNDLPLGRNIDEMLRMVDALNFHEKNGEVCPAQWEEGKEAMDASPEGVAKYLSKNAKGL
- a CDS encoding transposase, IS3 family, with protein sequence MDVSPSAFYHWLSNRASPNKDVALEIKAAEIFDLHKKTLGYRRLTNELRKEGFDVGHYKIWRLMSRLGLQARYPRRFKVTTDSKHNFNIADNLLERKFDVQQPNKYWTTDITYVWTLEGWMYLAVVMDLYSRQIIGWSIADNMKTEMCLQALQMAYWRRKPNAGVMHHSDRGSQYASGKYQEMLSKMEMIPSMSGKGECWDNAPTERFFRSFKHEHMHYYRLKTKKDAERCILDYLAYYNSKRPHTTLGYLSPMEFEQQILRKVA
- a CDS encoding methyl-accepting chemotaxis protein, encoding MGLSTQLKIKHQIGILSAVVVVSFLTYLFANILVVKENKERLSQLSAIYYPVLEAATISNSKIAELTQAIETSVTIGDEDMLLSADDVYIDLIAQLDLINSIHPDKNRELLIIKNEAAEYYKSAKYLANGLISGTISIDNLSVLAEKNSLKLEKLLADLGQFKQDSQSEFTALINASLESSDSSRNKGVLLGVGVIILVLALCYWLTVSITGSIRKVSDSLKEIAQGDGDLTIRIDYTNKDEIGDLVYWFNQFLNKLHGSISETIQSIDSLSQVSTQLATSSSTSKSRIQEQSKSIDQVSRSMNEMFDTVRHIADYASNASLEASSANKEAETGTVVVDKTIEAIHDLANEVKTASKVIDELDSHTSNVGVILDTIRGIADQTNLLALNAAIEAARAGEQGRGFAVVADEVRTLASRTQDSTQEIQQVLEELQRASRGAVEAMQRGMNKAEMGVEQSSSASDSLISISGKVEAIHVVNEQIASATEEQAQTSKLIHGYIDETHAIATQVSQDTEVLDEIAGAIEVATQQLRQATNQFSV
- a CDS encoding putative lipoprotein containing Ig-like domain (group 2), encoding MRKIIILCSLIILGCNDDSSTKSVEAKDILSIKITHENIAGSPTAKIASDSSLLFNAIAYYKNNSKMDITKEVNWVTSDPAVATVSKTGLAKGITEGITTIMAKYGAIDSNGISLSVTDANVSSLRAGFTSGYSGTLPKGRSYPTVAIATFSDMTRKYVVSDVSWVSSDPLVVSVNENGILKGISAGVAKVTANFKNEKSNTLEIKVTDAVITKIQVLPKENHLKSIPIGFTQSMVAVGVFSDGTKQSLLNGITWLSDDESIATVTNEGVVKGIKGGQTTITAQYDNFNSGQLSVTVPAITLSEMEILGGTHNVAKGENLQIFASGTFSDGSKMDISDDVSWFSDDENVAFVDSVGSVHGISVGQTNILAKFGNIKSEFIVDINRGLSTFNIVKLGAGINSSYTQVVGDRGLLAGEDDITLTYQGDNIDVSVSSFVKDIQAEDIGHYFIESKDDEGNIIGFTGYVNVYKSRYGYNESFYTRFFSGYSVPNEAKINSIYRGELLYSTLSSNDEKTDIKTGNIVLNLDESNPSCTVHRDKVYTCGELVAPYGNGFVSILYDEQGRRGGNLFIDFYGDNSEFASGYIFEQGYRGTSDNLDVFLLNKR
- the zur gene encoding zinc uptake regulation protein yields the protein MIPMTDSANNLLYRAQQLCVTRAVRFTPIRQQIFLLMAQHNAMISAYDLLAQLQQLEPNAKPPTVYRALDFLLEEGFIHKIESSNAFILCPHFGEKHPSQLLLCKSCGGVIELHNAEIEELLQSLADEHGFAITTKTVEAHGICADCRE
- the dusA gene encoding tRNA-dihydrouridine synthase; translation: MTKPVTNSVHAAGRFSIAPMLDWTDRHCRYFHRLLTKNTLLYTEMVTTGAIIHGRGDYLAYNQEEHPVSLQLGGSNPLDLAQSAKLAQERGYDEINLNVGCPSDRVQSGKFGACLMAEPMLVADCVKAMQDVVDIPITVKTRIGIDDQDSYEFLQTFIDTVAATGCNDFTLHARKAWLSGLSPKENREIPELNYQRVYDIKQDFPGLFIAINGGVKTLAETESHLTHIDGVMMGREAYHNPYLLSQVDELVYGAEKSTYSRHDYAEMMLPYIDNHIRNGGSLTHIYRHILGLFLGQPGARAWKRYLSEQGHKKGAGVDVVEAALKLVPKC